The DNA window attagaTATTGACATTGGGCCTAAGCTATAATCTCTTTTGGAATATGTCTCTAGGCATTGTAGATTTACGAGTTATAGTTTTTTCGACCATAAAGTAAGTTGATCTTGAACGggccaataataattttgatattaccCTCCTCGAATAAGCCCAACAATTTTTAAACGTTCAAGATTTAAGGCCATAGAACAAATaacttttatttgtttttgcttTTCTTTATTGGATCCTTGCACCATAAAATGTAAACAACTCAAACTCGGAAAAATTCCCCCACTTGGACCCTGAGTTGAGACTTGAGACTTGAGACTTGAGACTTCAGACATGTATGTATCACAGAAGATGGCACATGGGGATGATGGTCAATCTTCAGTGGCACATGCCCTTCGTCCTACTCGGAGACatacatcaattcatcaatgttTTTTCATATAATATTGATATGTTGTCCATCAGCCGCGTCAACATCTGTGTCCATAACTGATATGATACTCACataataaatgtaaatttttGTATATACAAAACTCCTatccaaatttttaaaaaaataaaaataaaaaaattaattagttATTATTTAATGTAAAATGGCCCCACAGCTACAACAAtaataacataaaatcatgGAAGTTGTAAGGAATGAAGGATGGATTGAATTGTTTCCTAAAAGCTCTTTCAAAGTAAATAGAGAATTGTGGttgaaatattgtttttttgtCAATAGTTAGTTGGTTTATCATGGACCTACATCAATCATGAAACATGTCGATGGTCCATTAATTTAATGATCTTTGCAAATGATTGGTATCAGCATGTTCGAACTTTTCTCGATTCTAAAATATTCAAGTCTTTGTTGatataagtttttttaaaaatatatattttttgaacaaTGAACTTAGTACAGTAAATTTATATTGAGaggatatatttatattttctttatttctttatgTTATGGTTGACTTAGACAATACGCAGTTGGAATAAGTTACAATAATTCGTTTTGACCTCACTTTGTTAAGTAAATTATGTGTTTAGTAACATGgtcaattatttttataaaatatagaaataatttataaaatggATTTCTAAAAATAGTAGATGGTAaccacacacaaaaaaaaaaggtcGTGGGGGGTGgggggtggggggggggggggtgttgGGTTTGATTATGGACGTCGAAAGTCAAATAAAGATGATGTGATTTTCACAATTCtataaatttaatttcataGATAATATGACAAAGGCAATTCAAGTATTGATTCACGCCTAACATCATTATCTTATATTATTAATCACATTTATTAATTATGGCTACCTGTTAGAAAAGACCCACCGGAGCACAAAGATCAATAATAAACATTAATaactttttactttttattatagATATATACTGAGTCGATTCGTCTCGAGGATATAGATCTTTGAGACCGTAGCATGAtacatattcaagaaattgttgcaattttttaatgaaaaaattgGTAAATGGATGATATTTCTAACTAAATTTAAAAGTAGAAATCGATGATGAGCTCATCTACAAGTAGATATCAAATTTAAGATGAGATATTAGAAAAATATCAGATATGATTTCAAAATAACAGATGTGAAGGTGGATCAATGTGACGATGGGGATAAACTTCGTTATCGTGAGAAAAACAACCCATATTACCAACTATGCCctcaacaaaaaataaataaataaaaattgcaTTTACATCTTTTTATTTACTACACCAAGTTAATGTGAGAGTTTAAGAAATGGCTTTGGTCaagtaaattttttaatttttttaaataaatttctttgCCCTTTTGTGATCCATGTTCTTATATAATTTTCGTTGAAACAAAAAATTTGTACTATGTCCGGTACAACACTCAAATACTTAAAAACTATAAACATGTGATGAAATGTAtgagatattatttttttttaaaaaaaatgagaatgtcatattttgaaattaaactgtataagaaattttatatcaaattccCCCTTTACTTATCCACCTCCTTCCTTTATAAAATTGtaacacaaaaacttatgtgaaatGATTTCATATGTCAATTTTATGAtacagatattttatttaggtcacctattaaaaaatattactttttatgccaaaaatatAGTTGATCCGTCCCATGAATgaagatccgtgagatcgtttcaTAAAAGATCTACTCAAATCGTAATAGGTGATTGGCtaatatgttttatattttacaagatattatattagtTCAAATATTTACTCGGAGATTGTAATAGATAACTATGATATTCACTAAATTGTAATAGGTATTAATTAGTAGTTCATAGATATCATGATGATACTTACCATGTGtaccattatacattttccaatcaatttattttaagCAAACCAACTTTTACGAGGAGAAAATAATATGGATGCATTAATTCCCTATAAATACCGATGCAAACAGTCATGAAAATATGCAAAACATAGATGTTACTTGTTGCAGCCGTAAAAGAGTAAAAATTCACTTCAGAATTAGAAAATTGCACAAAATATAATACAGAATAATCGATATGTGCGGCACAGAGCAGGCAGTTGTGATAAAAAGCTCAAATACTTCATCTTTTGCtggaaaaaaagaaaatggCTCCGTGAAAAATCATGCCTTTGAAGAAATTATCAATCTTGATCAGTAAGTGTTTCCAATGGTGTGTTGCCCTGCGCATTCTTGATGGGTTTTCGTTGATGCTTATGTGTTTTTGTAGTCGGCAAGATTATAAACACAGTGCAGTAGGCTTCTTGGAATGTGAATTTGTGCCTGTGCTGCTATTAGCCTATTCCTACTGTTTACTGATATGGGGTTCTTTTTTTATTGTGTGTTTATAATGTTGAGGCGATGTTAATGATTCTGGAGATTGAAATAAAACATTGTGCCGCCGTATAATGGGTGAGGTGCATGTTAAATTTCCCACTACGTATGTCTCACTTTTTGTGTTTCTTTATGTTTTTACTCTTTTAGTCGTTCTAACAATTGAAGGTTCTACTTTTATTTCTTTATTGATTGTTGAGAGGAAAAAGTGTGGTGATTTGATATTAATAGGTATGTGATCGTCTTTACTAGGTTCAAAACAAATACGATGGGTCCAAGATGTGATCTCTCTTTAGCGGATAAATTGAGAATGACtcaactgttttttttttttttttgtgttcctTTTCATGTGACAGTGGTGATCCTACAATGTATGAATCTTACTGGAAGAATGTTGGCAGCAAGTGCACAGTCACAATCCCTGCATACCAATCTCTCAGTTATTTTGCCAACGCTAAGAACCTGTGCTGGTTTTTGGAGCCAAAACTCGAGGAAGAAATAAAGATGCTGCACAACGTGGTCGGTAACGCGATAGTCCAAGATCATTACATTGTTGTGGGAACAGGTTCAAGTCAGTTAATTATGGCGGCATTGTATGCCCTTTGTGATTCTTTAAATGAGCCGAATCCTATCAGTGTTGTGTCGGCTGCTCCATATTATTCGGTGAGATTAATATTCATCAAATCATTGCCTTGGATCTTGATTGATATGATTCAAGCAAAATGGATCAAGAAAAGAGTATACTGTTTCATTGTCCTGAGACAAATATTTTCCTGTCTCGGGTTCTAGCATGGAAAAGTACAATTGTGTTCCAATGATTTGGTGTGACGAAAATATTGCAATCTTTATTAAACTCATTTAGTCTTTTGCGGTTTTCTTGCAGTCGTATCCTGAGGTCACGGATTTTTTGCGTTCTAGGCTCTTCAAATGGGGAGGTGATGCACGTAGCTTTGATGAAGATGGACCATATATAGAGATGGTTACATCTCCGAATAACCCTGACGGGGTTATTCGTGTACCGGTGGTTAAAGGAGCTAAAGGGGTGCTCGTTCATGACTTTGCATACTACTGGCCGCAATACACAGCCATCACGTCTCCAGCAGATCATGACATTATGTTGTTTACAGTTTCCAAATGCACTGGCCATGCAGGTTCACGAATTGGGTACGCTACAATTACCGTATTGCTAATCGATTAGCCAAGAAAAATCTAGTATGCAAACAATGTCCTTAGAGCTTATATCTCATTTATCTGGTGCTGATTGTTGTTTGGTTATTTTTATTCTATGAAGATGGGCTCTTGTTAGGGACGAAAATGTAGCTAAAAAGATGGTgaaattcatcgaaatcaacacgATTGGAGTGTCAAAAGAAGCCCAACTCAGAGCAGCCAAGATCCTTGAAGTGATTTCTGCTAGCTGCCAAAGATTCAAGCCTCATGACTTGAAAAATTTCTTCGAATACACCCACAATCTCATGGCTGAAAGGTGGAAGCAACTGCGGGATTCTATCAAGAGCAACAAACTCTTTTATGTCCCAAAGTTTCCCCTACAATACTGCCATTTCACCAGAGACTTCACTGAAACATACCCCGGTAACATACTTTTCCGAAAACTGAATTACTAAAACACAGAACATGTTACATGTACTGATCAATGATTTCCGGTTATTCCACAGCTTTTGCGTGGTTGAAATGCAAGGAGGGCATTGACTGTGAAAAACTTTTAAGAGGGCACAAGATTTTGACGAGAAGCGGGAGGCGATTCGGTAGTGATCAAGAGTATGTTAGAATAAGCATGTTGGCTAGGGACGAAGAATTTGATCTATTTCTTCAGAGGTTGTCTACTATTCACGGGGTCTCCAATTGAAATTCAGAGCTTTAAGCCTATATATGTTCACATGTGACTACTAGGAGTTTCTTTTGACTTAGACAGGACTTGGGCTTTGGAAAAGTTTTTGCAACAGCATTACTACAAATTTATGGACCACTTGGACCATTTCTTGTTATGGTGGCAATCTAAAAATGTACTGTTGAAATATCGTCCATAATACAACATCTGTTAAAAACAATGATTGCATCAGTCAAGAAAGTTTTTATATACATTGAAATGAATGTGGCAAAACATTTTACAGCTCTGAgaatcttattatttttttctttggaaACTGTCTCACGTATTGATCGTGTTTGTCAGCGGAAAGCTCCAGCATATAACTTGTGTTGAGCGTCACTAGCCATAGGCAACGAATGGGGGCAGGTCTTATTATGTATatattcatgaatataaattcgTAAAACCGTCACATATGAAACATAATGAACAGACGTGGTAAGATTTAACTGAAAAACCAAAATTCGTTTTTCATTTCTGTTTTTAAAATCGAAATCAAAGTTGAAGATTTGTCATGTACGGTTTGATTTTGCTTCCTAAAAAGAAGAAACTAGATCTAAAACTAAGACCGTTCGGAccccatttttattttaaacatttttttgtaatttaattAGTGTCATTATTCACGAGATTCACTTTATTAAGAAGGTATATGGtaaatttatttaaagcatATTATAAGATCTCATATCTTATAAGTTCTTTATGAGCTTATAAGTTGCAtgatcttattttaaaaataaattgttaAAGCGtttgtataaaataaagtagtgaaatttaaaattattaacgTGTTTTGTATTACGAGATATGTTTGTTATGATTATTACCAAAAAGCATAACATTATGAAACTAATaaacatgattaattttaacatgcatatttaatatatagattattattcatgtaataataaaaaataagaattattaatataattttacataattaatggtatcaattattattattagaataataataatacaaataataataatataatgataATTAATTAGTTATTATTAATTACAATAATAATTGTACacttatattataattattaataagtAAAGTaacgataatattaatatacaaATGATAATGGtagttattatttaaataattacaaatagtcatattgatttattaatataacaacaaaatatttataatatgatTATAACGTTAATAATCACTTATTTATGTTAACTAATAATTATTGTTGTTAAAAATGaaacaatattaataataatcataattatATTTATCACAGAATttgtattaaaaataataataaatataatttaataattattattcgCTATTAAtctatttatatattatgtagATGATGATATGTTTGAATTGTTATAAAATATATGaagataattttatatttaaaacaaATTCAAATAAGATCTTAAAAAAGGTGGGGGTGAGAATATTTTTTGTCAAACGACTTATTTTGATAGCTCATAagttgttttttaaaatatttaccaAACAAAATTTCAAAGATTATAAGCTTTCAAATAACTTATAAGATATTTAAGAATACTTATAAGCTCTGTCAAACATCgtataaataaaatttgttcCATTGAAATAAGTTAGTTCTAGCTAGCTAGCTAATCCTATCATTGGTTGGAACCAGAATAattgatttttggatcaaactCGGACCTTAAAAAAAGTgaagaaagtaaaaaaaatgtgtTTAGGTTAACGGATTGAGGttgttgtttatagtttatCTGACACCAAGTTTAAATCGAGATCTCAAGTTcaagatttatttataaaaatcaaacaatttaaatatgcaataaTATTCATTACAATTCAAAATTATAAAATCGATTAAAAAccaatatatgatattatattatatatattattaattaattaaaagaaacCCCATAAGCCCGTTTGATTGGATGGATGTCATTTgttgtgataaaaaaaaattgtgattaTTAAAAACGTTGGATATGGAAGAGTGAGATGTGATTACAAGTGGATAAATTAAACTGAGATTAGTAAACTAATTTTATTGGACGGGAATAATTATAGATAAGcaccaaaatatttattttgattgataaataatgATTAAGTGATGAGTTATAATTTGGTGATATGTCTATAATAAATAATCTTATTTTTAGTTTGTGTTTGTAACATTgagattatgatttgtatttaaaaatataaattattattaattcacaTATAAGTTattttcatttaccaaaatTGAtggatataaatattatttatttctaaaaaattaaattaataaatagattaaaaattatatgagtaaatataaaataaaaataaatgtactaaataatatcttaaattatttgatttttattcgTGTTTTATAAATTTGAATATGTCTCTTTTGAGACGGCTGTGAGATGAGTTGACCTGGTCTAgagttaaaagtaatacttttgacatgaaaataatatttatcatGGGTCAGGTCGGATAagagatctgtttcacaaaattgatccgtaagacggtctcataaaaatatttgtgcacattttttaataatatgcatttcatatattattttttgagaaGTAAatgtattaatataattttctTCCGTTGGAAAGAATATTAGTTGAAAATGATTATTTATCATACtttttatttctaattaatAATCATCAAGTTTAAAGTTCAAATTATGTACATATCGACGATCTTTATGACTTGGTACGaactataataaaaaaaaaaaacaagtgtACACGAGATCGATAGAATTAGCGATATAATCCTATGTTTATCATAGGAAATAAACACAATCTTAATTTAATCGATTAAATTTAAGATTAGatgataaattataattttatcattttaataattaattaatataaataaaagttGTATATTAAATGTAATAGTGTAATTTCATGTGCAATGATTTGGATTGATGtttgataaatatttaatatattgataAATTATAGATTAATGTTAAGAGTACaacaaatatattatatatcgatatttacaataattatataatgcgattttattattatttcatgatattttatattgaaattatcattatattttgataaaatttgaaGAGAAACTGCATCCGCAAATAAGAACTGAGTTTGAGTCGAAGTTGAGCCACTCTTCATCCATCACAAACTCCAAAATATTTCcctaaaattccaaaaaaatcCATCCAACCCTCTTCAGTGGTTGTGGTCCTGCCGCAGAACATATGTCTTCTCATCTTGCCACATAAACATGAATATCCACTTTACAAATGCTGATTTCGAAAAATATacccaaaaaataaaacataattttgTTTTCAGTGGGTTTTTATGTGACAGAGCCCACCCAGGAGAGCTTCAGAGGTAGCTAAGCTACTCTTCATGGTGAACATGCTCATGAGAAAAATAAACGCATCAAGAAGATATTTAGCAGTGCTCAATCATGCCAATTGGTGTTTGTTTGTTCATGGGGGATATAAGTCTGGGTTTATGTTTATAAAGATTGATTTTTTTTCCCCTCATTTTCTTGATCGGTTGTGTGTTTTATGTGGGGGCCGACCCAGAAACCCCGGGATTGTGGCTCCACGGAATCGAGGCGTAACTTATATGTTTTAGATGcgtttgtttaaaaatattgctcGTAAATGGGCTACTGTGAAAGAGTTTGTATCTCTGTTTatggtgggggggggggggggggggggggggggggggtgccAAAGATGCTATTGGAAATGCGAGTTTTAGCCATTCTCATAATTCGTCTTGCATATTCACACCTTATTCCCAGACCAAATAAATGAATTTCTTTGCACAATTTTCAGGTGCATAGCAATTAGCTCTCCGTATCTGATAATTTGCTCGGTTGTGAGAAAGCTCGCGGTGCATCATGTCGTCCAAGTCAATGGATTACGAGAATTTGAATGAAAATGTCAAGAAATGTCAGTATGCTGTCCGAGGAGAGCTGTATCTTCGTGCTTCTGAGCTTCAGATGGAAGGGAAGAAGGTAAATTTTAACTGTTACAACAGAGGGCTTATAGTACCATTTTTGTTACTAAATGGCTTTTTTTATTCCCTTGAAAATTGTTTCAAATATGATGGACTTTAGTTGATGAAAATAAATGATAGTATTCGACAGACATAAACTAAAAGAATTATCTACTGGTGCTTCTCTCGCGGTCTCAcaatcttgctactctgactGCAGATCATTTTCACCAATGTTGGCAATCCTCATGCTCTCGGGCAGAAACCTCTCACCTTTCCTCGGCAGGTTTTAGATAGTGTGTGTTTCTCTGTTGTTTTTGCCACTGTGGTTTGTTTATTTAGTAGAAAGAACGATGCAGGTAATTGCCCTCTGCCAAGCTCCATTCCTGCTCGATGATCCAAACGTGGGGCTCTTATTTCCTGCTGATGCTATTGCTAGAGCCAAGCATTATCTTACAATGACTCCAGGGGGTCTAGGtaacatttgaaaagtttcaatttttgttctgTTATAGAACCTGTATAATGTATCTGAATCTGCTTGTCTTGTCAAGATTGAATTTTCCACATAAAGGAAATGCATCAAGAATAGCTGAATTCATTATTAAGCATGACATTGTTTAGTGGGTCGTTGTAACATGGAAGATGGTGTAAGTTAAGGCCaatcaaatatttataattGATCAGGTGCTTACAGCGATTCACGGGGACTTCCTGGAGTGAGGAAAGAAGTTG is part of the Primulina tabacum isolate GXHZ01 chromosome 18, ASM2559414v2, whole genome shotgun sequence genome and encodes:
- the LOC142532923 gene encoding tryptophan aminotransferase-related protein 2-like; amino-acid sequence: MCGTEQAVVIKSSNTSSFAGKKENGSVKNHAFEEIINLDHGDPTMYESYWKNVGSKCTVTIPAYQSLSYFANAKNLCWFLEPKLEEEIKMLHNVVGNAIVQDHYIVVGTGSSQLIMAALYALCDSLNEPNPISVVSAAPYYSSYPEVTDFLRSRLFKWGGDARSFDEDGPYIEMVTSPNNPDGVIRVPVVKGAKGVLVHDFAYYWPQYTAITSPADHDIMLFTVSKCTGHAGSRIGWALVRDENVAKKMVKFIEINTIGVSKEAQLRAAKILEVISASCQRFKPHDLKNFFEYTHNLMAERWKQLRDSIKSNKLFYVPKFPLQYCHFTRDFTETYPAFAWLKCKEGIDCEKLLRGHKILTRSGRRFGSDQEYVRISMLARDEEFDLFLQRLSTIHGVSN